Proteins encoded within one genomic window of Glycine soja cultivar W05 chromosome 1, ASM419377v2, whole genome shotgun sequence:
- the LOC114405472 gene encoding histone-lysine N-methyltransferase, H3 lysine-9 specific SUVH4-like, with amino-acid sequence MSELKGCDNLIKKLRRVAINVAEGQISRAPSIHPFLICRDLSYGLEAIPIPVTNEIDDSPITPIDFTYITSIQVAKNVKVPSSDDYGCQCKGNSCRINKTCCFRLNNMYPYVRRGNCSRLVGARDIVFECGPRCGCGPDCGSRVSQKGLQYQLEVYRTSNKGWAVRTRNFIPIGALVCEVVGVLKRTEDLENASHNDYIIEIDCWETIKEIGGRKKRLPDEPLPAKIFLGQKDDETTKNEPEFCIDCSSFGNVARFINHSCDPNLFVQCVLNSHYGVKQARLVLFAGRNIRPKQELTYDYGYRLDSVVDADGKIKQLPCYCGEATCRKRLY; translated from the exons ATGTCTGAATTGAAGGGATGTGATAATCTTATAAAGAAGCTTCGACGAGTAGCAATAAAT GTTGCTGAAGGACAAATATCCAGAGCACCTTCTATTCATCCTTT TTTGATTTGTAGGGACCTCAGCTATGGTCTAGAAGCCATACCCATTCCAGTTACAAATGAGATCGATGATTCTCCTATCACACCTATCG acTTTACATATATCACATCTATCCAAGTTGCAAAAAACGTGAAAGTTCCATCTAGTGATGATTATGGCTGTCAATGCAAAGGAAATAGTTGTAGAATTAACAAGACTTGTTGTTTTAGACTAAACAACATGTATCCATATGTTCGTCGTGGGAACTGTAGCAG ATTGGTCGGAGCTAGAGATATTGTGTTTGAATGTGGTCCAAGATGTGGATGTGGACCTGATTGTGGCAGTAGAGTATCTCAGAAGGGTTTGCAGTACCAGCTTGAG GTTTATCGTACGTCTAACAAAGGATGGGCTGTTAGAACTAGAAATTTCATTCCTATTGGAGCTTTAGTTTGTGAAGTTGTTGGAGTACTAAAGAGAACTGAAGACTTGGAGAATGCTTCACACAATGACTACATTATTGAAATTGACTGCTGGGAAACTATAAAAGAGATAGGTGGACGAAAG AAACGATTGCCTGACGAACCATTGCCTGCAAAAATTTTCCTTGGACAAAAGGATGATGAGACAACCAAAAATGAGCCAGAGTTCTGTATAGATTGTAGTTCTTTTGGTAATGTGGCTAGGTTCATCAACCATAGTTGTGATCCTAACCTATTTGTTCAATGTGTTCTGAACTCTCATTATGGGGTCAAACAAGCTCGACTCGTACTATTTGCAGGAAGAAACATTCGTCCTAAACAG GAACTTACTTATGACTATGGTTACCGACTTGATAGTGTTGTTGATGCCGATGGAAAAATCAAGCAATTGCCATGTTACTGCGGTGAAGCTACTTGTCGCAAGcgtttatactag
- the LOC114418098 gene encoding CRS2-associated factor 1, chloroplastic-like, producing the protein MDVLLKVAIQLPIFSPPVCPNPTRDRCSTELRFSRWNNANAEKFNRRRRTIQEIEDEICRTRRFTAADNITNTAFAADSAAAAETFKSLGTPSAPSQPSIPGKKSKYSKPPPKPKPLLDSHPVVSRAASLEFRPGPENVRIGDDGVSYVVDGAPFEFRFSYTETPNAKPVKLREPPFAPFGPASLPRPWTGRNPVPPSKTTVKDFHALALPPPDEEEVQPVRLAGPVWESRDEVLGEPLTKDEINRLIKATEKSSRQLNIGRDGLTHNMLENIHTYWMRRSACKIKCRGVCTVDMDNVCQQLEERTGGKIIYRQAGTVYLFRGKNYNYETRPRFPFMRWKPVSPVYPRLIKRVPEGLTLEKATEMRQKGRDLMPICKLGKNGVYWDLVTNIREAFEECELVRINCQELNTSDYRRIGAKLKDLVPCALLSFENDHILMWRGQNWRPSLPDPRDDDKEANKINVDNGNSNKLPSDAQELSALCLQNNPVENLSNEPLDISILSNSDDVSLYKAVSCPTENSNQLVSVVTDAASLSMKSCEAETTEDAMVASCEPQMLPGTNNNSVSNIVDPYSDKFPGAADVSETSRSALCTEGILSLLEQAVEKGSALVLDDEFLDDDLLYQTTVAFAKSTPPEPVYKLPKQVVIVKSERQEGLTLETEEITSVTRIGEKMNKSSKIRRKEYGRGSLNVLVPHRTINVDKLAILK; encoded by the exons ATGGATGTGCTTCTGAAGGTGGCAATCCAATTACCCATATTTTCTCCACCCGTTTGCCCGAACCCGACTCGCGATCGTTGTTCCACGGAGCTCCGTTTCTCGCGCTGGAACAACGCCAACGCCGAGAAGTTCAACCGGCGCCGCCGAACTATCCAGGAAATCGAAGACGAAATCTGCCGCACTCGCCGCTTCACGGCCGCCGACAACATCACCAACACCGCTTTCGCCGCCGATTCCGCCGCAGCCGCCGAAACGTTCAAATCCCTCGGAACTCCCTCCGCCCCGTCACAACCTTCAATTCCGGGGAAGAAATCGAAGTACTCCAAGCCGCCGCCGAAGCCGAAACCCTTACTCGATTCGCACCCCGTGGTTTCGCGAGCCGCGAGCCTCGAATTTCGGCCGGGACCGGAGAACGTCAGAATCGGCGACGACGGAGTTTCCTACGTCGTCGACGGCGCGCCGTTCGAGTTTAGGTTCAGTTACACTGAGACTCCGAATGCGAAGCCGGTGAAATTGCGCGAGCCGCCATTCGCGCCGTTCGGACCGGCCTCCTTGCCGCGGCCATGGACGGGGCGGAACCCGGTGCCCCCGAGCAAGACGACGGTGAAGGACTTCCACGCGCTGGCTCTGCCGCCGCCGGATGAGGAAGAGGTTCAACCGGTTCGGTTGGCCGGTCCGGTTTGGGAGTCGAGAGATGAGGTATTGGGAGAACCGTTGACTAAGGACGAAATCAATCGCTTGATTAAAGCCACAGAGAAATCTTCGCGCCAGCTTAACATTg gcaGGGATGGTTTGACACATAACATGTTGGAAAATATACATACTTATTGGATGCGGCGTAGTGCGTGCAAGATAAAGTGCAGAGGAGTGTGTACTGTGGATATGGATAATGTGTGCCAGCAGTTAGAG GAAAGGACTGGAGGAAAAATCATTTACAGACAGGCTGGCACAGTGTACCTTTTCCGGGGCAAAAACTACAACTATGAAACTCGTCCACGATTTCCTTTCATGCGGTGGAAACCGGTGTCTCCAGTATATCCTAGGCTAATTAAACGAGTTCCAGAAGGTCTAACACTTGAAAAAGCAACTGAAATGCGTCAAAAGGGAAGGGACTTAATGCCCATATGCAAGCTAG GAAAAAATGGTGTTTACTGGGACCTTGTGACTAATATCAGAGAGGCATTTGAAGAGTGTGAGCTTGTGCGAATAAATTGCCAGGAACTAAATACAAGTGACTATCGAAGGATTGGAGCAAAACTAAAG GATCTTGTGCCATGCGCACTGCTTTCATTTGAAAATGACCACATACTTATGTGGAGGGGACAAAATTGGAGGCCCTCTTTACCAGATCCCAGAGATGATGACAAGGAAGccaataaaattaatgttgacAATGGAAATTCCAATAAACTGCCTTCAGATGCCCAAGAATTGTCAGCATTGTGTCTACAGAATAATCCAGTAGAGAATCTAAGCAATGAACCTCTTGACATAAGCATTTTATCTAATTCAGATGATGTGAGTTTGTACAAGGCTGTGTCTTGTCCCACAGAAAATAGCAACCAACTGGTGTCTGTGGTTACTGATGCTGCTTCACTTTCTATGAAATCCTGTGAAGCTGAAACTACAGAAGATGCCATGGTCGCTTCTTGCGAGCCACAAATGTTGCCTGGAACTAATAACAATTCTGTGAGTAACATAGTAGATCCTTATTCTGACAAGTTTCCAGGAGCAGCAGATGTTAGTGAGACCTCAAGATCTGCACTCTGCACGGAAGGAATTTTATCACTGTTGGAGCAAGCTGTTGAGAAAGGCAGTGCACTAGTTTTAGACGATGAATTTTTGGATGATGACCTCCTTTATCAAACCACAGTGGCTTTTGCTAAATCAACTCCACCCGAGCCTGTTTATAAGCTACCTAAACAGGTTGTCATTGTAAAAAGTGAGAGGCAAGAAGGTTTAACGCTGGAGACAGAAGAAATTACCAGTGTTACAAGGATAGGTGAAAAAATGAATAAGAGTtctaaaattagaagaaaagaaTATGGTAGGGGATCTCTGAATGTATTAGTACCACATAGAACGATAAACGTAGATAAACTTGCAATTCTGAAATGA
- the LOC114418106 gene encoding probable glycosyltransferase At3g07620: MGISVVAMKLRHVAIRRLSVVGMFVAVIVVFQCCWTTYYSVLDAGGSSVALPIEVSISGTSEKKGVFRSTSATNVMLNATFVSHSKEYDSEKEADLDHELESDGGRNSREGHIPNNKGFKVGNHKDAIYSFTQKRPKYAVLSASDMLLAVKKPSNESRIQSVEMESQNEKPQVLKSPLSMSKSKPKMGTSSTRSKLVWPTSITQMNSLMLQSFNSSASMRPRWSSRRDRELLSAKLEIENAHAISNSSGLYAPIFRDVSKFSRSYELMERKLKVFIYREGAKPIFHQPKMRGIYASEGWFMKLMEGNKRFIVKDPRKAHLFYLPFSSQMLRVTLSNPKQMEQHLEKYVELIAGRYRFWNRTDGADHFLVACHDWASRITRQPMKGCIRSLCNSNVAKGFQIGKDTTLPVTYIHSVMDPLKECAGKPPSERSALAFFAGSMHGYLRPILLKHWANKEPDMKIFGPMPRDLEGKKMYMEYMNSSKYCICARGYEVHTPRIIEAIFSGCVPVIISDNYVPPLFEVLKWEAFSLFVRERDVPSLRDILLSIPEEKYLALHLGVKKVQQHFLWHKVPVKYDLFHMILHAIWKNRLSQIRPR; encoded by the exons ATGGGTATATCTGTTGTAGCCATGAAGTTGCGCCATGTTGCAATTAGAAGGCTATCAGTTGTTGGCATGTTCGTTGCAGTGATAGTTGTTTTCCAATGTTGTTGGACAACTTATTATTCTGTGTTGGATGCTGGTGGGAGCTCAGTGGCTTTGCCAATTGAAGTTTCCATTTCTGGAACTTCAGAAAAGAAGGGTGTGTTTAGATCCACATCAGCAACCAATGTTATGCTTAATGCTACTTTTGTCTCTCATTCAAAGGAATATGATTCTGAGAAAGAAGCTGATTTGGACCATGAATTGGAATCTGATGGGGGCAGAAATTCAAGAGAGGGACACATTCCCAATAATAAGGGTTTTAAAGTGGGAAATCATAAGGATGCAATTTACAGTTTCACTCAGAAAAGACCCAAGTATGCTGTTTTGAGCGCATCTGATATGTTGCTTGCTGTAAAAAAACCTTCAAATGAGAGTAGAATACAAAGTGTGGAAATGGAATCTCAAAATGAGAAACCACAAGTGTTGAAATCTCCTTTGTCCATGTCGAAAAGTAAACCTAAGATGGGTACTTCATCAACGAGGAGTAAGTTGGTGTGGCCAACTTCAATAACACAGATGAACTCTTTGATGCTTCAGAGCTTTAATAGTTCTGCTTCTATG AGGCCAAGGTGGTCTTCTCGACGGGACAGGGAACTCTTATCTGCAAAACTAGAGATTGAAAATGCCCATGCCATATCAAATTCTTCTGGACTTTACGCTCCTATTTTCCGGGATGTTTCCAAGTTTTCAAG GAGTTATGAACTGATGGAGCGCAAGCTCAAAGTTTTTATCTATAGAGAAGGAGCAAAACCAATATTCCATCAACCAAAGATGAGAGGAATTTATGCCTCAGAGGGGTGGTTTATGAAATTGATGGAAGGAAATAAAAGGTTCATTGTGAAGGATCCCCGAAAAGCTCATTTGTTTTACCTACCATTCAGTTCACAAATGCTAAGGGTTACTCTTTCTAACCCAAAGCAAATGGAGCAACACCTTGAGAAATATGTGGAGCTAATTGCAGGAAGATATCGTTTCTGGAACAGAACTGATGGAGCAGATCATTTTCTTGTTGCTTGTCATGATTGG GCCTCCCGAATCACAAGGCAACCAATGAAAGGTTGTATTAGGTCTCTTTGCAATTCTAATGTTGCTAAAGGCTTCCAAATAGGGAAGGACACTACTCTACCTGTCACATATATACACTCTGTGATGGATCCACTCAAAGAATGTGCAGGGAAACCTCCCTCAGAAAGGTCTGCTCTGGCCTTTTTTGCAGGAAGCATGCATGGTTATCTCCGTCCTATCCTGCTAAAACACTGGGCGAATAAAGAACCTGACATGAAAATATTTGGTCCAATGCCACGTGATTTGGAAGGTAAAAAGATGTATATGGAATATATGAATAGCAGCAAGTATTGCATATGTGCTAGAGGCTATGAGGTTCACACCCCAAGAATAATTGAGGCCATTTTTTCTGGGTGTGTGCCAGTTATCATATCAGATAATTATGTGCCTCCTTTATTTGAGGTATTGAAGTGGGAGGCATTTTCCCTGTTTGTTCGTGAAAGGGATGTCCCAAGTCTCAGAGACATACTTCTCTCAATCCCAGAAGAGAAGTACCTGGCACTGCATTTGGGAGTAAAGAAGGTTCAGCAGCACTTCCTGTGGCACAAAGTTCCTGTTAAGTATGACTTGTTTCATATGATTCTTCACGCAATATGGAAGAATAGGCTTTCTCAGATTAGACCCAGGTGA